In the genome of Hymenobacter cellulosivorans, one region contains:
- a CDS encoding YggS family pyridoxal phosphate-dependent enzyme, translating to MIADNLRYFEQQLQGSKARLVAVTKTHPVERLQEAYDAGARLFGENKVQEMVAKQPELPQDIEWHLIGHLQTNKVKYVAPFVHTIQSVDSLKLLQEIEKQAAKHGRVIQCLLQFHIAEEESKFGLSLAEADQILQSGAYQAMRHVQIAGVMGVATNTDDEAQLRREFRELRSYFEQLQARYFAQQATFREISMGMSSDFRLALAEGSTLIRVGSAIFGARNYGVSS from the coding sequence ATGATTGCCGATAACCTCCGCTACTTCGAACAACAGCTGCAGGGCAGCAAGGCCCGGCTGGTGGCCGTGACCAAAACCCACCCGGTAGAGCGACTGCAGGAAGCCTACGACGCGGGAGCCCGGCTGTTTGGGGAAAACAAAGTGCAGGAAATGGTAGCCAAGCAGCCCGAGCTACCCCAGGATATCGAGTGGCACCTCATTGGGCATCTGCAAACCAACAAGGTGAAGTACGTGGCGCCCTTCGTGCACACCATTCAGAGCGTCGACAGCCTCAAGCTACTCCAGGAAATCGAGAAGCAGGCCGCCAAGCACGGCCGCGTGATTCAGTGCCTGCTCCAGTTTCACATTGCCGAAGAAGAATCCAAGTTTGGCCTGTCCTTGGCCGAAGCCGACCAAATCCTGCAGTCGGGGGCCTACCAGGCCATGCGCCACGTGCAGATTGCGGGCGTGATGGGCGTAGCCACCAACACCGACGATGAGGCCCAGCTGCGTCGCGAATTTCGGGAGCTGCGCAGCTACTTTGAGCAGTTGCAGGCCCGCTATTTCGCCCAGCAGGCCACTTTCCGGGAAATTTCCATGGGCATGAGTTCCGACTTCCGCCTGGCCCTGGCAGAAGGTAGCACGCTGATTCGCGTCGGCAGCGCTATTTTTGGCGCCCGCAACTATGGGGTCAGTAGTTGA
- a CDS encoding DUF423 domain-containing protein, which translates to MTARLIIQLAALLGGLGVAIGAFGAHGLRKMLEASGRFDTFETAVRYQFYHALALLAVGILLALRPDLKGLGTTAWLWLGGVLIFSGSLYTLCFTGITKLGAVAPLGGLLLIAGWISLLLAARQV; encoded by the coding sequence ATGACTGCTCGACTCATTATTCAACTCGCGGCCCTACTGGGCGGACTGGGCGTGGCTATTGGCGCCTTCGGGGCCCACGGGTTGCGCAAGATGCTGGAAGCCTCCGGCCGCTTCGACACGTTCGAAACTGCCGTCCGCTACCAGTTCTACCACGCGCTGGCCTTGTTGGCCGTGGGCATCCTGCTGGCCCTGCGCCCCGATTTGAAAGGCCTGGGCACCACGGCCTGGCTGTGGCTGGGCGGCGTGCTGATCTTCAGTGGCTCCCTTTACACGCTCTGCTTCACGGGTATTACCAAGCTTGGCGCCGTAGCACCCCTCGGCGGTCTGCTGCTCATTGCCGGCTGGATCAGTCTGCTGCTCGCCGCCCGGCAGGTGTAG
- a CDS encoding DUF1573 domain-containing protein — MKKALILALSLSLTGLAAQAQSAAVKPANAQEKVAGPQIQFDEMKYDFGSIKQGDVVDHTFKFKNVGTQPLVISNIGVSCGCTTPDWTKDPIMPGKTGTISAKFNSAGKMGMQNKVLTIESNSAGGNAMVSLVGEVKDAASANASPTMSVESKSNGIMDEKDAKQKTKIGDNKIKAKRKSS, encoded by the coding sequence ATGAAAAAAGCACTCATTCTGGCTTTGTCGCTCTCGCTGACGGGCTTGGCCGCGCAGGCGCAGTCGGCTGCCGTAAAGCCGGCCAATGCGCAGGAGAAAGTAGCTGGCCCCCAGATTCAGTTCGATGAAATGAAGTACGACTTCGGTTCCATCAAGCAGGGCGACGTGGTAGACCATACTTTCAAGTTCAAGAATGTAGGCACCCAGCCGCTGGTCATTTCCAACATTGGCGTCAGCTGCGGCTGCACCACCCCGGACTGGACCAAGGACCCCATCATGCCGGGCAAAACCGGTACCATCTCGGCCAAGTTTAACAGCGCCGGCAAGATGGGCATGCAGAACAAAGTGCTGACCATTGAGTCGAACTCGGCCGGTGGCAATGCTATGGTTTCGTTGGTAGGCGAAGTGAAAGACGCTGCCTCCGCCAACGCCTCGCCCACGATGAGCGTGGAGTCGAAATCGAACGGCATCATGGATGAGAAAGACGCCAAGCAAAAGACCAAGATTGGCGACAACAAAATCAAAGCCAAGCGCAAGTCGTCGTAG
- a CDS encoding ATP-dependent DNA helicase, with amino-acid sequence MLSVRTPSVRDFFPFDPTQDQATLFYKLDEFLKDDLPGRKVFVLRGYAGTGKTTVVSALVQWLHRMQRKYTLMAPTGRAAKVMSAYSGVAASTIHKKIYRQTSSTPSDSLSFQRQPNRTTDTLYIVDEASMISDEKSFGENGLLDDLLGFVFEKPSNKLLVIGDTAQLPPVGQLLSPALDPELLAHRFRAKVDGVELRQVMRQAEESGILMNATALREELRQEHPSIQFFTKGYPDIFRVGGDKLEDGLRWAYKNFGHENTTIICRSNKNANLYNQMIRRTLFDAEEEIEAGDYLMVVRNNYFWLPKDSEMGFLANGDFVQVTKIVRRQEEFGFRFADARVRFVDYPDEEEQEIKLLLDTLHTESPALPADRSNELYKTISEDYAHLTTKKDKSAALRKDPYLNALQVKFAYALTCHKAQGGQWQAVFVDHGFLKDEMVNSEFARWLYTAITRASDRLFLLNFNQKLVGDAPVERD; translated from the coding sequence ATGCTCTCTGTTCGCACCCCGTCCGTTCGCGACTTTTTCCCCTTCGACCCCACCCAGGACCAGGCCACACTGTTTTATAAGCTCGACGAGTTTCTGAAGGACGATCTGCCCGGCCGCAAGGTGTTCGTGCTGCGCGGCTACGCCGGTACGGGTAAAACTACCGTGGTCAGTGCCCTGGTGCAATGGCTGCACCGTATGCAGCGCAAATACACCCTGATGGCCCCCACCGGCCGCGCCGCCAAGGTAATGAGTGCCTACTCGGGCGTGGCGGCCAGTACTATTCACAAGAAAATCTACCGGCAGACGTCCAGCACGCCGTCCGACAGCCTCTCGTTTCAGCGCCAGCCCAACCGTACCACCGACACGCTCTACATCGTAGACGAGGCCTCGATGATTTCGGACGAGAAGTCGTTCGGCGAAAACGGCCTGCTCGACGACCTGCTGGGCTTCGTCTTTGAAAAGCCCAGCAACAAGCTGCTCGTTATCGGCGACACGGCCCAGCTGCCGCCGGTGGGCCAGCTGCTCTCGCCCGCCCTCGACCCCGAGCTGCTGGCTCACCGCTTCCGGGCCAAAGTCGACGGCGTGGAGCTGCGCCAGGTAATGCGTCAGGCCGAGGAGTCGGGCATTCTGATGAACGCTACGGCGCTGCGCGAGGAATTGCGGCAGGAGCACCCCAGTATCCAGTTTTTCACCAAAGGCTACCCCGATATTTTCCGCGTCGGTGGCGACAAGCTCGAAGACGGCCTACGCTGGGCGTACAAGAACTTCGGCCACGAAAACACGACCATCATCTGCCGCTCCAACAAGAACGCCAACCTCTACAATCAGATGATCCGGCGCACCTTGTTCGACGCCGAGGAGGAAATTGAGGCCGGCGACTACCTGATGGTGGTGCGCAACAACTATTTCTGGCTGCCCAAGGATTCGGAAATGGGCTTTCTGGCCAACGGCGACTTTGTGCAGGTCACCAAAATTGTGCGGCGGCAGGAGGAATTTGGCTTCCGCTTCGCCGATGCCCGCGTGCGGTTCGTGGACTACCCCGACGAGGAAGAGCAGGAAATCAAGCTCCTGCTCGACACGCTGCACACCGAAAGCCCGGCCTTACCCGCCGACCGCAGCAACGAGCTTTACAAAACCATTTCCGAGGATTACGCCCACCTCACCACCAAGAAAGACAAGAGCGCGGCCCTGCGCAAAGACCCGTACCTGAACGCTTTGCAGGTAAAATTTGCCTACGCCCTGACTTGCCACAAAGCCCAGGGCGGACAGTGGCAGGCCGTTTTCGTCGACCACGGATTCTTAAAAGACGAAATGGTTAACAGCGAGTTTGCCCGCTGGCTCTACACGGCCATCACCCGGGCTTCCGACCGTCTGTTTCTATTGAACTTCAATCAGAAACTCGTCGGCGACGCGCCGGTAGAACGAGATTAA
- a CDS encoding PaaI family thioesterase, producing MSTSAQPELNIDSLEVRIRRKLQRQHFMHLIGADLTSIESGRVVFELPLEQRHHQNLGFAHGGLVATMADLAAGFAAVTLVPDGTGVVTAELKTTYLRPGKGHTLRAVGWVLKPGRRLHFCEAEVWCDDVLIAKASATMAVVEPKE from the coding sequence ATGAGTACTTCTGCCCAACCTGAGTTGAACATCGACAGTCTCGAAGTTCGCATCCGCCGCAAGCTTCAGCGCCAGCACTTTATGCACCTCATCGGCGCCGACCTGACCAGTATTGAGTCGGGTCGCGTCGTGTTTGAGCTGCCGCTTGAACAGCGCCACCACCAGAATCTGGGTTTCGCCCACGGCGGCCTGGTGGCTACGATGGCTGATCTGGCCGCCGGCTTTGCTGCCGTGACGCTCGTGCCCGACGGCACCGGCGTAGTCACAGCCGAGCTGAAAACAACCTATCTGCGCCCCGGCAAGGGCCACACACTACGGGCCGTGGGCTGGGTGCTCAAGCCCGGCCGCCGACTGCACTTCTGCGAGGCCGAGGTGTGGTGCGACGACGTGCTGATTGCTAAAGCCTCGGCCACGATGGCCGTCGTAGAGCCTAAGGAATAG
- a CDS encoding spore germination protein GerW family protein — protein MSSSPASSSGAVTASSALSTVEQLAKQLSSTVSAQAIYGTPVEREGVTVIPVARARYGFGGGGGGGDAEDKAGAGSGGGGGVLLTPVGYIEIREGRTRYRRISSSAVPLVAVSGLVALLLLRSVPKLLNKRG, from the coding sequence ATGAGTTCTTCGCCTGCTTCTTCCTCCGGTGCCGTTACCGCATCATCCGCTTTGTCTACGGTTGAGCAATTAGCCAAGCAGCTCAGCTCGACGGTAAGTGCCCAGGCCATCTACGGCACGCCGGTAGAGCGGGAGGGAGTTACGGTTATTCCGGTGGCCCGGGCGCGTTACGGGTTCGGGGGCGGTGGGGGAGGCGGCGACGCTGAGGATAAAGCCGGAGCCGGCTCTGGCGGCGGGGGCGGGGTTCTGCTGACGCCCGTAGGCTACATTGAAATCCGGGAAGGCCGCACCCGGTACCGGCGTATTTCGTCGTCGGCCGTGCCGCTGGTGGCCGTCAGTGGCCTGGTCGCGCTGCTCTTACTGCGAAGCGTACCCAAGCTGCTGAACAAGCGCGGCTAA
- a CDS encoding DUF4126 domain-containing protein, translated as MEHLDYLVAGALGLALAASSGFRVFVPLLAANVAYLLGFMAPSAGFEWLGTWPAFGVLATATLAEMLAYYVPVIDNLLDTITTPASFIAGTLLMTSALPDLDPMVRWGLGILVGGGTAGMVQSGTALLRVGSTATTAGFGNPILATVENFLAIVGSVLGLLLPLVVAGLVIVLLLYLVGRFRRLIFRRSPPTTP; from the coding sequence ATGGAACACCTAGACTATTTGGTAGCCGGGGCCCTGGGCCTGGCGCTGGCGGCCAGCAGTGGCTTTCGGGTCTTTGTGCCGTTGCTGGCCGCCAACGTAGCTTACCTCCTGGGCTTCATGGCTCCTTCGGCGGGCTTCGAATGGCTGGGCACCTGGCCTGCTTTCGGGGTATTGGCAACGGCCACTCTGGCCGAAATGCTGGCTTACTACGTGCCCGTAATTGATAACCTGCTGGATACGATTACCACGCCGGCCTCGTTTATTGCTGGCACTCTGCTCATGACCTCAGCCCTGCCCGACCTCGACCCAATGGTGCGCTGGGGCCTGGGCATCCTGGTAGGCGGTGGCACGGCGGGCATGGTGCAGAGCGGCACCGCCTTGCTTCGAGTCGGCTCCACGGCCACTACGGCCGGCTTTGGCAACCCAATTCTGGCCACCGTGGAAAACTTTCTGGCCATTGTCGGTTCTGTATTGGGCCTGCTGCTGCCGCTGGTTGTGGCCGGGCTGGTCATCGTGCTGCTGCTGTACCTGGTTGGCCGGTTCCGGCGGCTAATTTTCCGCCGTTCCCCGCCGACTACTCCCTGA
- a CDS encoding NUDIX domain-containing protein: MLPSSAASDTAADSLLQAYTGQVRVRACGMLIHHGAMLLAAHRGLLAAGLPFWSPPGGGWQFGETIQECLRREYQEETGLEVTVGRFLHLHEFKTDTLQALELFFEVKLVDETATPRLGSDPEHGPDTQLLTELAFLTPRQLGELLPIQVHPIMRHVISPDDVFIPHILFQ, from the coding sequence ATGTTACCTTCTTCTGCTGCTTCCGACACCGCTGCCGACTCCCTGCTGCAAGCCTACACCGGGCAGGTGCGGGTGCGGGCCTGCGGGATGCTTATTCACCACGGCGCCATGCTGCTGGCCGCCCACCGGGGCCTGCTGGCCGCGGGTCTGCCGTTCTGGTCGCCGCCGGGTGGGGGCTGGCAGTTTGGGGAAACCATCCAGGAATGTCTGCGCCGTGAGTACCAGGAAGAAACCGGCCTGGAAGTAACTGTGGGCCGCTTCCTGCACCTGCACGAGTTCAAAACCGACACCCTACAGGCCCTGGAGCTGTTTTTCGAAGTGAAGTTGGTGGATGAAACCGCCACCCCGCGTCTGGGCTCCGACCCCGAACACGGCCCCGATACCCAACTGCTCACTGAGCTGGCGTTTCTCACGCCCCGGCAGCTGGGCGAGCTACTCCCTATCCAGGTGCATCCCATCATGCGGCACGTCATCAGCCCCGACGATGTGTTCATTCCCCACATCCTGTTTCAGTAG
- a CDS encoding DUF3822 family protein, with product MSFNTLSAATLPLPAPPVALQSLRDETLETASPAGCNLYLTAGANGLRLGVADIRRNKFVALEDYALNPQASWAEQFRALAQESDLLGETNWNQVRLAVQNRSFTLLPAPLLRPGDEAAYLRLHHALEPEHETVGRYAHSSLEMVSVFAAEKALTSWFSATYSTGKMLHQTSALLEGIIHQSEVGAPRRLYLSLGQQEVTIIAVRDKRLEFCNVFAFATAEDLIYYTILVMQELQLNPDQDGVVVWGDLMHDSELFTILRKYIRNIRFGNRPFDLAYSYRLNDLFEYRYFELYSLHLCE from the coding sequence GTGTCTTTTAACACTTTGTCTGCCGCCACCTTGCCCCTCCCCGCCCCGCCTGTTGCTTTGCAGTCCCTGCGCGACGAAACGCTGGAAACAGCGTCGCCGGCCGGCTGCAACCTCTATCTGACCGCCGGAGCCAACGGTCTGCGGCTGGGCGTGGCCGATATCCGGCGCAACAAGTTTGTAGCCCTGGAAGATTACGCTCTGAACCCGCAGGCCTCCTGGGCCGAGCAATTTCGGGCCCTGGCCCAGGAAAGCGACCTGCTAGGTGAAACCAACTGGAATCAGGTCCGGCTGGCCGTGCAAAACCGCTCCTTTACCTTGCTGCCCGCGCCCTTGCTGCGCCCCGGTGACGAGGCGGCTTACCTGCGGCTGCACCACGCCCTCGAGCCAGAGCACGAAACGGTGGGCCGCTATGCCCATTCCAGCCTGGAAATGGTAAGTGTATTTGCCGCCGAAAAGGCCCTGACCAGCTGGTTTAGCGCCACGTACTCTACCGGCAAGATGCTGCACCAAACCAGCGCGCTGCTTGAAGGCATCATTCACCAGAGCGAAGTGGGTGCCCCACGCCGGCTCTACCTGAGCCTGGGCCAGCAGGAAGTCACCATCATAGCCGTGCGCGACAAGCGCCTGGAATTCTGCAACGTTTTCGCCTTTGCCACGGCCGAGGACCTGATTTACTACACCATCCTGGTAATGCAGGAGCTACAGCTCAACCCCGACCAGGATGGCGTAGTCGTCTGGGGCGACCTGATGCACGACTCCGAGCTGTTTACCATCCTGCGCAAGTACATCCGCAATATCCGCTTCGGCAACCGCCCCTTTGACCTGGCCTATAGCTACCGCCTCAACGACCTGTTCGAATACCGCTATTTTGAGCTCTACAGCCTGCACTTATGTGAATGA
- the coaD gene encoding pantetheine-phosphate adenylyltransferase: protein MKRIALFPGSFDPFTNGHLDVVRRGTHLFDEVIIAIGNNSSKSRYLPVEQMVGMIEDVFADEPRVRVQSYKGLTATFAREVGAKFLLRGLRNTTDFEYENTIAQANRHMNPELETVFLITSPALAAISSTIIREIHRFGGNVDTFVPFPLPAYQAPAAS from the coding sequence ATGAAGCGCATTGCTCTTTTCCCCGGCTCCTTCGACCCCTTTACCAATGGCCACCTCGACGTAGTGCGGCGGGGCACCCACCTGTTCGACGAGGTCATTATTGCCATCGGCAATAACAGCAGCAAGTCGCGCTACCTGCCGGTAGAACAAATGGTGGGCATGATTGAGGACGTATTTGCCGATGAGCCGCGCGTGCGGGTACAGTCCTATAAGGGCCTGACGGCCACGTTTGCCCGGGAAGTGGGCGCGAAATTTCTGCTTCGCGGCCTGCGCAATACCACCGACTTCGAGTACGAAAACACGATTGCCCAGGCCAACCGCCACATGAACCCCGAGCTGGAAACGGTTTTCCTGATTACGTCCCCGGCCCTGGCGGCCATCAGCAGCACCATCATCCGCGAGATTCACCGCTTCGGCGGCAACGTAGATACGTTCGTACCCTTCCCGCTACCAGCTTATCAGGCGCCGGCTGCCAGCTAG